One region of uncultured Methanolobus sp. genomic DNA includes:
- the mtaA gene encoding methylcobamide:CoM methyltransferase MtaA, whose product MNLSQKFQNILDGKNVDTPLVGTVTTSGILDLMDISGASRPEADSDPEKMAKLASSLHTVAKFEVIRIPFDVTVIGEALGCQIDPGTKARTPSVITHPFEGKPGELMIPADLLGRGRIPVVMEAISLLRNNRGLQVPLVAGIEGPADLASYLCGIRTFLKLTIKKPEIAKIIIEKCIDACIICANSYLRSGADAVVIADALSSPEMIGPDAFRRIVKPSLIRFNKNIKGHSILHICGETDSIIPDILECGFSAISIEENVKDLKYMIDSSHRNNTAMIGNLSTVDTLYRKTPEDVRKEAFRCLDANIDILAPGCGMAPETSLGNLLAMVEARDRYAGKMFRLKKGCN is encoded by the coding sequence TTGAATCTCTCACAAAAATTCCAGAACATACTTGATGGAAAAAATGTGGACACTCCTCTTGTAGGTACGGTCACCACATCAGGAATACTTGACCTGATGGACATTTCCGGAGCAAGCAGGCCAGAAGCTGACAGTGATCCGGAAAAAATGGCAAAACTCGCATCTTCCTTACATACGGTTGCAAAGTTTGAGGTCATACGTATTCCATTTGATGTGACAGTGATAGGCGAGGCACTTGGCTGTCAGATCGATCCTGGTACAAAGGCAAGAACCCCATCAGTGATCACCCATCCTTTTGAAGGCAAACCTGGAGAGTTAATGATACCTGCTGATCTGCTGGGGAGAGGGAGAATACCTGTTGTTATGGAAGCAATTTCCCTACTCAGGAACAACCGGGGATTGCAGGTTCCTTTAGTTGCAGGCATTGAAGGTCCTGCTGATCTTGCTTCTTATCTTTGTGGGATTAGGACGTTCTTGAAGTTAACTATTAAAAAACCTGAAATTGCAAAGATTATTATTGAAAAATGTATCGATGCCTGCATAATTTGTGCCAACTCCTATCTTCGCTCAGGTGCAGATGCAGTTGTGATCGCAGATGCTCTGTCATCCCCGGAGATGATAGGGCCTGATGCATTCAGACGAATTGTAAAACCTTCATTGATCAGGTTCAATAAAAACATAAAAGGTCATAGTATACTTCACATATGCGGGGAAACGGATAGTATTATACCAGATATACTTGAATGTGGTTTTAGTGCTATAAGCATCGAAGAGAATGTGAAGGACCTAAAATATATGATCGACAGTTCACACAGAAATAATACAGCGATGATAGGAAATCTTTCGACGGTCGACACTCTTTATAGAAAGACACCTGAAGATGTCAGAAAAGAGGCGTTCAGATGCCTTGATGCAAATATCGACATACTTGCTCCTGGTTGTGGTATGGCTCCGGAGACATCTTTGGGAAATCTTCTGGCTATGGTGGAGGCAAGGGATAGATATGCCGGAAAGATGTTCCGCCTCAAAAAGGGATGCAATTAG